One part of the Oncorhynchus kisutch isolate 150728-3 linkage group LG22, Okis_V2, whole genome shotgun sequence genome encodes these proteins:
- the LOC109867784 gene encoding leucine-rich repeat-containing G-protein coupled receptor 5-like codes for MVIMWFLAIIMLTFLLGVADCAGTERTGVLDTDCPSLCNCEDDGMLLRVDCVDLGLAELPSTLSVFTSYLDLSMNNLTLLPNRALSNLHFLQELRLAGNYLTDIPEGAFSGLFNLKVLMLQNNHLKQVPSKALENLRNLQSLRLDANQIASVPESSFRGLASLRHLWLDDNTLTEVPVHALAILPTLQAVTLALNSITHIPDHAFANLTSLVVLHLHNNQIQSLGDRCFDGLLSLETLDLNYNDLAMFPTAIRALPNLKELSFHSNNIRSVPEEAFVGNPSLDTIYFYNNPIQFVGKSAFQHLPALRMLSLNGATDITEFPDLTGTNRLETLAVTGTHISSLPGTLCDQLPNLIQLDLSHNRIQHLPSFSGCRKIQKIDLSSNLLSSVPMEGFQDLTHLRLAGNTALRHTLPVQRLPKLRVVVMPYAFQCCAFVPGENSKSPYIWKTENIKDARDQNNFLVESEVDARPQHSVHCSPAQGPFQSCQNLFGSWLVRGAVWIIVILSLVSNSLVLVSIALSSKSPISPTQHLLGVLAWVHLLNGVSSAALAVLDGISFDHYTDYGAWWEGGPGCWIFDFLSVFSSEASVFLLMAVFLYRGCTVRGSQWSETETRRIPLGWGCAQGISALCCFLAGAIAALPLLTMGEYGVSSLCMASPYGHSSRLGYSYAMALVLLNSLCYLLMTAIYTRHSCYMDRDTAEKEGVTVQDYSVTKLMACLLFTNCLLSLPVTLPSFSSLLQLSSPKVAKALLLFVGPLPSCLDPLLYMLLSPHFREDLSRLLYWTTHRLKKGQRHTHFFSVNSEDMEKQSCDSMQALVSLTL; via the exons TGATCTGAGTATGAACAACCTCACCCTGCTACCCAACAGAGCCCTCTCCAACCTACACTTCCTCCAAGAGCT ACGACTAGCAGGAAACTACCTAACAGACATCCCTGAAGGGGCTTTCTCTGGCCTCTTCAATCTCAAAGTATT AATGCTACAGAACAATCACCTAAAGCAGGTTCCCAGCAAGGCTCTTGAGAACCTGAGGAACCTACAGTCTCT GCGGTTGGATGCCAACCAAATTGCCAGTGTTCCTGAGAGCTCCTTTAGGGGCCTGGCGTCCTTACGCCACCTGTGGCTGGATGATAATACCCTAACGGAGGTGCCCGTCCATGCACTGGCCATCCTGCCAACTCTGCAGGCAGTGACCCTGGCCCTCAACAGCATCACCCACATCCCAGACCACGCTTTCGCCAATCTCACCAGTCTGGTGGTCCT GCATCTCCATAACAACCAAATCCAGTCGTTGGGTGATAGGTGTTTTGATGGGCTTCTCAGCCTGGAGACTCT AGATTTGAACTACAACGACCTTGCCATGTTTCCCACGGCCATCAGAGCCCTCCCTAACCTCAAAGAGCT GAGTTTCCATAGCAACAACATCAGATCTGTCCCAGAGGAAGCCTTCGTGGGAAACCCATCCCTCGACACAAT ATACTTCTACAACAATCCCATCCAGTTTGTAGGCAAATCAGCTTTTCAGCATTTACCAGCGCTACGGATGCT ATCACTCAACGGAGCCACAGATATCACAGAGTTTCCAGACCTCACTGGCACAAACAGGTTGGAAACCCT AGCTGTCACAGGTACACACATCTCATCACTGCCAGGTACCCTCTGTGACCAGTTACCCAACCTGATACAGCT GGATCTCTCCCATAACCGGATCCAGCATCTTCCCAGCTTCAGTGGCTGCAGAAAGATCCAGAAAAT TGACCTCAGCTCCAACCTGCTGTCCTCCGTCCCTATGGAAGGCTTTCAGGACCTCACACACCTCAGACTCGCTGGCAACACTGCCCTGAGACACACACTACCTGTCCAGAGACTACCTAAACTCAG GGTAGTGGTGATGCCCTACGCCTTCCAGTGCTGTGCCTTTGTACCCGGAGAAAACTCAAAGTCCCCCTACATCTGGAAAACGGAGAACATCA AGGACGCTAGAGACCAGAATAACTTCCTGGTGGAGAGTGAGGTAGACGCCAGACCCCAGCACTCTGTCCACTGTTCCCCAGCCCAAG GTCCGTTCCAGTCATGTCAGAATTTATTTGGGAGCTGGCTGGTGCGAGGCGCTGTTTGGATTATCGTCATCCTCTCCTTGGTGTCCAACTCCCTGGTCCTGGTATCCATCGCCCTCTCCTCGAAATCCCCGATCTCTCCTACCCAGCATCTACTGGGAGTCCTGGCCTGGGTCCACCTCCTCAATGGCGTCTCTAGCGCCGCCCTGGCTGTACTAGACGGCATTTCGTTTGACCACTATACCGATTATGGTGCGTGGTGGGAGGGTGGGCCAGGTTGCTGGATCTTTGACTTTTTGTCAGTCTTCTCCTCAGAGGCCAGTGTCTTCCTGTTGATGGCAGTTTTCTTATATCGTGGATGTACTGTCCGTGGCTCACAGTGGTCCGAGACTGAGACCAGGAGGATTccattggggtgggggtgtgCTCAAGGTATCTCAGCTCTGTGTTGCTTCCTGGCTGGAGCCATTGCCGCCTTACCTCTCCTCACTATGGGTGAGTATGGGGTCTCCTCTCTCTGCATGGCCTCTCCCTACGGACACTCTTCCCGTTTGGGCTACAGCTATGCCATGGCCCTGGTACTGCTCAACTCCCTGTGTTACCTCCTGATGACAGCCATCTATACCAGACATTCCTGTTACATGGACAGAGACAcagcagagaaagagggagtcaCTGTCCAGGACTACTCTGTGACCAAACTTATGGCCTGCCTCCTCTTCACcaactgcctcctctctctccctgtgacacttccctccttctcctccctcctccagctCTCCAGCCCTAAGGTGGCTAAGGCCCTCCTGCTGTTCGTGGGGCCCCTGCCCTCCTGTCTGGACCCCTTGCTCTACATGCTCCTCAGCCCTCATTTCAGGGAAGATCTCAGCAGGCTTCTCTATTGGACAACACACAGGCTAAAGAAAGGGCAGCGCCACACACATTTTTTCTCAGTGAACTCCGAAGACATGGAGAAACAGTCATGTGACTCCATGCAAGCCCttgtctctctcacactgtaA